The following are encoded together in the Clostridium sp. BJN0013 genome:
- the eutP gene encoding EutP/PduV family microcompartment system protein, which translates to MKIVMVIGRTGSGKTTLCKAMSGQNVSTEEMNYSSTQTTDIINGTFIDTPGQYIENKWYGSLTIISADCDIMAICQDCTSMESVFPPSFASIFAKPVIGIITKMDLCEDMNNVKMVEEMLSMAGAEAIFKVSSLSKLGFEEIEKYIKN; encoded by the coding sequence ATGAAAATTGTAATGGTAATAGGGAGAACTGGCTCGGGAAAAACCACTTTGTGTAAGGCTATGAGTGGCCAGAATGTAAGTACTGAAGAAATGAATTATAGCAGCACTCAGACTACAGATATTATAAATGGTACATTTATAGATACACCGGGGCAATATATAGAAAATAAGTGGTATGGATCACTTACAATTATTTCAGCAGATTGTGATATTATGGCTATTTGTCAGGATTGTACGAGTATGGAAAGTGTATTTCCTCCAAGTTTTGCTAGCATATTTGCTAAACCTGTTATAGGTATAATAACTAAAATGGATCTCTGTGAGGATATGAATAATGTTAAAATGGTAGAAGAAATGTTAAGTATGGCAGGAGCAGAAGCTATATTTAAAGTTAGCAGTCTAAGTAAACTTGGTTTTGAAGAAATAGAGAAATATATTAAAAATTAA
- the cysK gene encoding cysteine synthase A, which translates to MIFNNAIDMIGATPLFKLDNFKNKDSAEIYVKLEKYNPGGSIKDRAALGMIEEAEKNGLIEKGGTIVEPTSGNTGIALAMIGKLKGYKVIIVMPETMSVERRNMIKAYGAELVLTDGTKGMKGAIEKAYEIAKNKRGYYIPQQFINKANPKKHYETTAEEILEDLQHVDAFVAGVGTAGTLVGVGENLKGRDKNVKIIAVEPASSPVLSGGQTGAHKIQGIGAGFVPDIYKSELVDKIITITDETAFKYARLMGKEEGILVGISSGANIAAAIQVAEELGKGKNVVTVAPDGGEKYLSMGLYD; encoded by the coding sequence ATGATATTTAATAATGCTATAGATATGATAGGAGCTACACCTTTATTTAAATTGGATAATTTTAAAAATAAAGATTCAGCTGAAATATACGTTAAGCTTGAAAAATATAATCCAGGTGGAAGTATTAAAGATAGAGCTGCCCTTGGAATGATTGAAGAAGCAGAAAAAAATGGTCTTATAGAAAAAGGGGGAACCATAGTTGAGCCTACCAGTGGTAATACAGGGATAGCCCTTGCTATGATAGGGAAATTGAAAGGCTATAAAGTTATAATTGTTATGCCTGAAACCATGAGTGTAGAGAGAAGAAATATGATAAAGGCATATGGAGCAGAATTGGTTTTAACAGATGGTACTAAAGGTATGAAGGGTGCTATAGAAAAAGCTTATGAAATTGCTAAAAATAAAAGAGGATATTATATACCACAGCAGTTTATAAATAAAGCAAACCCTAAAAAACATTATGAAACTACTGCAGAAGAAATATTAGAGGATTTACAACATGTAGATGCATTTGTAGCAGGAGTTGGCACAGCTGGAACGCTTGTAGGGGTAGGAGAAAATTTAAAGGGACGCGATAAGAATGTAAAAATTATTGCAGTAGAACCAGCATCTTCACCAGTTTTATCGGGAGGTCAAACCGGAGCACATAAAATACAAGGCATAGGTGCAGGATTTGTACCGGATATATATAAATCAGAGCTGGTAGATAAAATAATTACCATAACAGATGAGACAGCCTTTAAATATGCTAGGCTTATGGGAAAAGAAGAAGGAATATTAGTTGGAATATCTTCAGGTGCCAATATAGCTGCAGCAATACAAGTAGCTGAAGAACTTGGAAAGGGTAAAAATGTGGTAACAGTGGCACCTGATGGAGGAGAAAAATATTTGTCTATGGGACTATATGATTAG
- a CDS encoding YihY/virulence factor BrkB family protein has protein sequence MKKNSLSFNKLKAFIFRFIEDDVLALASQLAYSLIFSFFPFLIFIISIIGYSDISSSDILSSLSYILPENILQLIKTTIIRITNTRDIKLLFSSLALTIWSSSGGFHSVIKGLNKAYNKKESRSVLKIYTISMLCTLGITVIIIITILLLVFGRIIGSFLAFNLGLSEEFNFIWNMFRYLMILFSTTFIFAAVYRYTPNIKLRWREVMSGAFFSTAGIVIASIGFGFYINNFANYSIIYGSIGAAIILMTWLFILSVITILGGEINSVLSIHRRK, from the coding sequence GTGAAAAAAAATTCATTATCATTTAATAAATTGAAAGCATTTATCTTTAGATTTATAGAGGATGATGTATTGGCACTAGCCTCCCAATTGGCTTATAGCTTGATATTTTCTTTTTTTCCCTTTTTAATATTTATTATAAGTATCATAGGGTATAGTGATATAAGCAGTAGTGATATACTCAGTAGTCTAAGTTATATATTGCCTGAAAATATATTACAGTTGATAAAAACTACCATAATAAGAATAACTAATACAAGAGATATAAAATTATTATTTAGTAGTTTGGCTCTTACCATATGGTCTTCATCAGGAGGATTTCATTCAGTGATAAAGGGGCTTAATAAGGCCTATAATAAAAAAGAAAGCCGATCTGTACTAAAAATTTATACCATATCCATGTTATGTACGCTGGGAATAACGGTTATAATAATAATTACCATATTGCTGCTGGTATTCGGGCGAATTATTGGTAGTTTTCTAGCATTTAATTTGGGGCTTTCTGAAGAATTTAATTTTATATGGAATATGTTTAGATATTTAATGATTCTTTTTTCAACTACATTTATTTTTGCAGCAGTATATCGCTACACTCCTAACATAAAACTTAGATGGAGGGAAGTAATGTCGGGAGCATTTTTTTCCACTGCTGGTATTGTAATAGCATCTATAGGGTTTGGGTTTTATATAAATAATTTCGCTAATTATTCTATAATATATGGAAGTATAGGGGCGGCCATAATACTTATGACATGGCTTTTTATATTATCTGTTATAACTATCTTGGGAGGAGAAATCAATTCTGTATTATCTATACATAGGAGAAAATAG
- a CDS encoding type I phosphomannose isomerase catalytic subunit gives MLYPIKFENLYYSKIWGGRDLELFRNNLPEGKIGESWDIACHKNGMGIVANGKLKGVRFDELILREGERLLGRKIKVDRFPLLVKLINARDKLSVQVHPDNIYANNVEKDWGKSEVWYVMESAEGASLILGTKNIVSGAEFKDAIRRGILEKHLNKVPVNRGDVYFIKSGLVHAIGAGVIVAEIQQNSDITYRIYDYGRERELHIEKALHVIDLNLKGEKSRGVTLKRKGYEKTYLCLCREFSLELYNIHTEAVEESDWERFYIFTCVHGHGNLIYEGGVLPIFIGDSVLIPAFLGKYILRGNMKILKSYVPDCNKVEKEILKEIKKF, from the coding sequence ATGTTATATCCAATTAAGTTTGAAAACTTATATTACAGTAAAATTTGGGGAGGAAGAGATCTGGAGCTTTTTAGAAATAATCTACCGGAGGGAAAAATAGGGGAAAGTTGGGATATAGCATGTCACAAAAATGGTATGGGAATAGTAGCAAATGGAAAGTTAAAGGGCGTTAGGTTTGATGAACTTATTTTAAGGGAAGGAGAGAGGCTTTTAGGAAGAAAAATTAAAGTAGATAGATTTCCACTTCTTGTAAAACTCATTAATGCCAGAGATAAACTTTCCGTACAAGTTCATCCTGACAATATATACGCCAATAATGTGGAAAAGGATTGGGGAAAATCGGAAGTTTGGTATGTAATGGAATCAGCTGAAGGAGCCAGCTTGATACTAGGTACTAAAAATATAGTAAGTGGAGCTGAATTTAAAGATGCCATTAGACGGGGAATTCTAGAAAAACATTTAAATAAAGTGCCTGTAAACAGAGGAGACGTATATTTTATAAAAAGCGGACTAGTTCATGCTATAGGGGCAGGGGTGATTGTAGCAGAAATTCAGCAAAATAGCGATATAACTTATAGAATCTATGATTATGGAAGAGAAAGAGAGCTTCATATTGAAAAAGCTCTACATGTAATAGACTTGAATTTAAAAGGAGAAAAAAGCAGGGGGGTTACGCTGAAAAGAAAAGGCTATGAAAAAACTTATTTATGTCTTTGTAGGGAATTTTCCTTAGAATTATATAATATTCATACAGAGGCAGTAGAGGAAAGTGATTGGGAAAGATTTTATATATTTACATGTGTTCATGGCCATGGAAACTTAATATATGAAGGAGGAGTGCTCCCTATATTTATAGGAGATAGTGTGCTTATTCCTGCATTTTTAGGAAAATATATCTTAAGAGGGAATATGAAGATATTGAAAAGTTATGTACCTGATTGTAACAAGGTAGAAAAAGAAATATTAAAAGAAATAAAAAAATTTTAA
- a CDS encoding TMEM165/GDT1 family protein yields the protein MDTFIQALLLVVIAEMGDKTQLLAMAMASKYKIKEVLSGVLIATIFNHGLAVAVGSYLSSLISMRLVNIVAAISFLIFGFWTLRGDKIDKEGDNRSRFGPIVTVSIAFFLAEMGDKTQLMTITISAKANEPIFTLIGTTMGMIIADGIGIIGGAWIYKHIPDKCIKWTAGGIFIFFGTLSIYNVIPSWMFHPVYIIMYIILLGIFIYLFGVKFAYGNKNS from the coding sequence ATGGATACATTTATACAAGCACTGTTACTTGTAGTTATTGCAGAAATGGGAGATAAAACCCAGTTGCTTGCTATGGCCATGGCCAGTAAGTATAAAATAAAGGAGGTGTTATCAGGGGTACTCATAGCCACAATTTTTAATCATGGACTAGCAGTGGCAGTGGGAAGTTATTTAAGTTCTCTTATATCTATGAGATTAGTAAATATAGTAGCCGCAATATCTTTTTTGATTTTTGGTTTCTGGACTTTAAGAGGGGATAAAATTGATAAAGAAGGTGATAATAGAAGCAGATTTGGACCTATTGTTACAGTTAGTATAGCCTTCTTTTTAGCAGAAATGGGAGATAAAACTCAGCTTATGACAATAACCATATCTGCAAAGGCAAATGAACCAATATTCACATTAATAGGGACAACAATGGGAATGATTATTGCAGATGGTATAGGGATCATAGGTGGAGCCTGGATATATAAGCATATTCCGGATAAATGCATAAAATGGACGGCAGGAGGTATATTCATATTTTTTGGAACTCTTTCTATTTATAATGTTATTCCTTCATGGATGTTTCATCCCGTATATATTATAATGTACATAATATTACTTGGTATATTTATATATTTATTTGGAGTGAAATTTGCATATGGCAATAAAAATTCATAA
- a CDS encoding energy-coupling factor ABC transporter ATP-binding protein → MSKYILETKNLSFQYPDGTKALNNINLKIEKGKKISFVGVNGSGKSTLFLNFNGVLRPTKGSLIYKGSEMKYNQKSLLELRKNIGIVFQDPENQLFSASVYQEVSFGAMNLKLGETEVKRRVETALKNIGMYDYREKAVHFLSYGQKKRVSIADILVMNPEIIVFDEPTSSLDPKHATQIIDIFNDINEKGITVILSTHDVELAYSWSDYIFVMKNGEIAKEGTPYEIFSDNKLIDECYLQKPLVLEVFEVLNENNKISWNNSIPKNKEELFKILRE, encoded by the coding sequence ATGAGTAAATATATACTGGAAACAAAGAATTTAAGTTTTCAGTATCCAGATGGTACTAAAGCTTTAAATAATATAAATTTAAAAATAGAAAAAGGGAAAAAAATATCTTTTGTTGGTGTTAATGGATCTGGAAAATCTACACTATTTTTAAATTTCAATGGAGTCTTAAGACCTACTAAAGGTAGCTTGATATATAAAGGGAGTGAGATGAAGTATAATCAAAAATCTTTATTGGAATTGAGAAAAAATATTGGAATTGTTTTTCAAGATCCAGAAAATCAATTATTCTCAGCAAGTGTATATCAAGAGGTTTCTTTTGGAGCTATGAATTTAAAGCTTGGTGAAACCGAAGTGAAAAGAAGAGTGGAAACTGCCTTGAAAAATATAGGCATGTATGATTATAGGGAAAAGGCTGTACATTTTTTAAGTTATGGACAGAAGAAAAGAGTTTCGATTGCAGATATACTTGTTATGAATCCAGAAATAATAGTATTTGATGAACCCACTTCAAGCCTTGATCCCAAACATGCCACACAGATTATTGATATATTCAATGACATTAATGAAAAAGGTATTACTGTGATCTTATCAACTCATGATGTAGAACTGGCATATTCCTGGTCAGATTATATCTTTGTTATGAAAAATGGAGAGATAGCTAAAGAGGGAACACCTTATGAGATTTTTTCAGATAATAAATTGATAGATGAATGTTATCTTCAAAAGCCTCTGGTTCTGGAAGTTTTTGAGGTTTTGAATGAAAATAATAAAATATCTTGGAATAATAGCATACCCAAAAATAAAGAGGAGCTTTTTAAAATTTTAAGAGAATAA
- a CDS encoding Ig-like domain-containing protein, which translates to MKKFIKNFVILCIVYVITQGFYYKIVLAANNEDNPSSISYSTPDKTTLEQDKNSDDLSENDNVDTQNQTDTELNEEISTQDTTSKTDTYYDEDSSVNNTYGESITQNNIAQKNNASNNENEDVNYNTLIKYDISLNKKWKILFNQPVDIDSLKDNIKLVDENNTEIPITLSLEDNGTSVIITPKNTYSAETEYTLTLGKDIVSTYNRKLKNPTIVEFKTSPSIVSIDDITVTIDQEDEYSLPTEVTSKMSNDSTASVGVSWDKSIDRTSIPGNYTYTGTVDGYDKAVTLNLTIKPFEPVESISNEYRTQSTIGTNLYNYLMNYDNRQSVLNRAVELHNGITSNNCVYFASEALRRAGLTDLPNYVANTVTLTSQLRSRGWETSTDLSMLLPGDICFTTSYGYGPTHTYTFMGWVSTDNYDYDYAYVCDNQGYDYGCNDYHKRNISFATPTKDALSYFMYLT; encoded by the coding sequence GTGAAAAAGTTTATCAAGAATTTTGTAATATTGTGTATAGTTTATGTAATTACCCAGGGTTTTTATTATAAAATTGTACTTGCAGCAAACAACGAGGACAACCCTTCCTCAATTTCTTACAGTACTCCTGATAAAACTACTTTAGAACAAGATAAAAATTCTGATGATTTATCAGAAAATGACAATGTAGATACACAAAATCAAACTGATACTGAATTAAATGAAGAAATCTCAACTCAGGATACTACATCTAAAACTGACACATATTATGATGAAGATTCATCAGTTAATAATACATATGGTGAAAGTATTACCCAAAACAATATTGCACAAAAAAACAATGCATCCAATAATGAAAATGAAGATGTTAATTATAATACACTGATTAAATATGATATATCTTTAAATAAAAAATGGAAAATATTGTTTAATCAGCCAGTGGATATCGACTCTTTAAAGGATAATATAAAATTAGTTGATGAAAATAATACAGAAATTCCTATAACTTTATCTCTAGAAGATAATGGCACCTCAGTTATTATAACTCCTAAAAATACTTATAGTGCCGAAACAGAATATACCTTAACTTTGGGAAAAGATATAGTATCTACGTACAATAGAAAACTTAAAAATCCCACTATAGTAGAATTCAAAACATCACCTTCTATAGTATCTATTGATGATATAACTGTAACTATCGATCAAGAAGATGAATACAGCTTACCTACAGAAGTAACCTCTAAAATGTCAAATGATTCAACTGCTTCCGTAGGTGTATCTTGGGACAAATCCATAGATAGAACAAGTATCCCTGGTAATTATACCTACACAGGTACAGTAGATGGTTATGACAAAGCAGTAACACTAAATTTAACTATAAAACCTTTTGAACCTGTAGAATCTATTTCAAATGAATATAGAACTCAATCTACAATTGGGACAAACCTCTATAATTACCTTATGAACTACGATAATAGACAATCTGTTTTAAACAGGGCAGTTGAACTTCATAATGGAATCACCAGTAACAACTGTGTGTATTTTGCCAGCGAAGCACTTCGCAGGGCAGGACTAACTGACCTTCCAAATTATGTGGCAAATACCGTTACACTTACATCACAACTAAGAAGCAGAGGATGGGAGACTTCTACAGACCTGTCTATGCTTTTACCAGGAGATATATGTTTTACCACTTCTTATGGATATGGTCCAACTCATACCTATACATTTATGGGATGGGTTAGTACAGACAACTATGATTATGATTATGCTTATGTCTGTGATAACCAAGGTTATGATTATGGATGTAATGACTATCACAAAAGAAATATAAGCTTTGCTACACCGACCAAGGATGCTTTATCTTACTTTATGTATTTAACTTAA
- a CDS encoding iron-containing alcohol dehydrogenase — protein sequence MENTHDFHSPAINLIGVGAIKDLPLELMPYKLSKALIVTDKNIIKLGYVEMVEKILKSLFISYDIFDGILHPDCTISFVEDALTYFKKGLNILKRNYQIIISIGGGTNHDCAKAVAIIATNGGSIEDYEGYEKMKKPALPVISINTTSGSGSEISNFAIIKDDSRKVKMTIGDPKMMPIISVNDPMFMSTMPPEVTASSGIDVLSHSIEGFVSTESSPITDALAMKSMKLVFRYLKRAYENGNDLEAREQMMFANIMAGMVFNNAGLGYVHSMSHQLGPFYDQIHGTCNGILLPYVLEFNSPSIPDERIFKMNEIIGLEAQTKKDAVNNIKHSIQNLCEDIGLPTHLSSLGFNEKDLEFLSKNAEKDISSLTNPRQGTFTDIMNIFKAAI from the coding sequence TTGGAAAACACGCATGATTTTCATTCACCTGCAATAAATCTCATTGGAGTTGGAGCCATTAAAGATTTACCATTAGAATTGATGCCTTATAAATTAAGTAAAGCTTTAATTGTTACGGACAAAAATATAATAAAACTTGGTTATGTTGAAATGGTAGAAAAAATATTAAAAAGTTTATTTATCTCTTACGATATATTTGATGGCATTTTACATCCAGATTGTACTATTTCATTTGTGGAGGATGCCCTTACCTACTTTAAAAAAGGATTGAATATATTAAAACGAAACTACCAAATTATAATATCCATAGGAGGTGGAACTAACCATGATTGTGCAAAAGCTGTAGCTATTATAGCAACAAATGGCGGCTCTATAGAGGATTACGAAGGATATGAAAAAATGAAAAAACCTGCTCTGCCAGTAATATCAATAAATACTACTTCTGGTTCAGGATCTGAAATATCAAATTTTGCAATTATAAAAGATGACAGCAGAAAGGTAAAAATGACTATAGGGGATCCTAAAATGATGCCTATTATATCTGTAAATGATCCCATGTTTATGTCAACTATGCCTCCAGAAGTAACTGCCAGCTCCGGCATTGATGTTCTAAGTCATTCAATAGAAGGCTTTGTATCTACTGAATCTTCACCTATTACAGATGCCCTGGCAATGAAATCTATGAAATTAGTTTTTAGGTATTTAAAAAGAGCCTATGAGAATGGGAATGATTTAGAAGCTAGAGAACAAATGATGTTTGCTAATATCATGGCTGGAATGGTCTTTAATAACGCAGGATTAGGATATGTTCATTCCATGTCCCACCAATTAGGACCATTTTATGATCAAATTCACGGAACTTGTAATGGAATTTTACTGCCCTATGTATTAGAATTTAATTCTCCATCAATACCCGATGAAAGAATCTTTAAAATGAATGAGATCATAGGATTAGAAGCACAGACAAAGAAAGATGCAGTTAATAATATTAAACATAGTATTCAAAATCTCTGTGAAGATATTGGTCTTCCAACTCATTTGAGTTCTTTAGGATTTAATGAAAAAGATTTAGAATTTCTTTCGAAAAATGCAGAAAAAGATATAAGCTCCCTTACAAACCCAAGACAAGGAACTTTTACAGATATAATGAATATTTTTAAAGCTGCTATTTAA
- the epsC gene encoding serine O-acetyltransferase EpsC, with protein sequence MKNPFKLLAYDIKNAMKNDPAARNPLEVFLLYPFIHALIWYRIAHFFYKRKCFFIARLISQVARSLTGIEIHPGAKIGKGLFIDHGMGVVIGETAEVGDNVTLYHGVTLGGTGKDTGKRHPTVGNNVFIGSGAKLLGPIVVGDNVKIGANAVVLKDVPSNCTAVGVPTRTIYKPIAQVIEIKDYAGKKRKIYNEMVI encoded by the coding sequence ATGAAGAATCCATTTAAATTATTGGCTTACGATATTAAAAATGCCATGAAAAATGATCCTGCTGCTAGAAATCCATTGGAAGTATTCTTACTGTATCCTTTTATACATGCATTGATATGGTATAGAATAGCCCACTTTTTCTACAAGAGAAAATGTTTTTTTATTGCCCGTCTTATATCACAGGTTGCTAGAAGTTTAACTGGTATAGAAATACATCCTGGAGCTAAAATAGGCAAAGGATTATTTATAGATCATGGAATGGGAGTTGTAATAGGTGAAACTGCGGAAGTAGGAGATAATGTGACTCTATATCATGGGGTGACATTAGGAGGAACTGGTAAGGATACAGGTAAGAGGCATCCTACTGTTGGAAACAATGTATTTATAGGCAGTGGAGCCAAATTGCTTGGACCAATAGTTGTAGGAGATAATGTAAAAATAGGTGCAAATGCAGTTGTATTGAAAGATGTACCTTCAAATTGTACTGCGGTAGGAGTACCGACAAGAACTATATATAAACCCATCGCCCAGGTTATAGAAATAAAAGACTATGCAGGTAAAAAAAGAAAAATATACAATGAAATGGTTATATAA
- a CDS encoding YitT family protein — protein sequence MNNIKRNKKYIMIQLMKKMPSLFLGLILYSVGILLTLHCNLGMGPWDVLHVGIVKHSIFTLGQVSQLVGILILAICHFMDVPLGLASIFNMLFIGFFIDIIEKFNMIKTADILPERILMLFSGILIIGWATYFYLKVNLGAGPRDSLMEGLVKKTNKPVWMIRTFIEGSVLIVGYFLGGPVGIGTLIIALTLGLSIQLAFKIGGYSSENVKHVSLMDLYRDFRLQKEYLSEKNSETYLK from the coding sequence ATGAATAATATTAAGAGAAATAAAAAATATATAATGATTCAGCTTATGAAAAAAATGCCTTCTTTATTTTTGGGACTTATCTTATATTCTGTAGGTATACTGTTGACTTTGCACTGCAATTTAGGGATGGGTCCTTGGGATGTATTGCACGTGGGAATAGTAAAACATAGTATCTTTACTTTAGGACAGGTATCTCAGTTAGTAGGAATTTTAATATTGGCAATATGTCATTTTATGGATGTACCTTTAGGACTGGCTAGTATATTTAATATGCTATTTATAGGATTTTTTATTGATATAATTGAAAAATTTAACATGATAAAGACAGCGGATATACTACCGGAACGAATACTTATGCTGTTTTCAGGTATTTTAATAATAGGGTGGGCAACATATTTTTACTTAAAGGTTAACCTTGGAGCAGGGCCGAGAGACAGTTTAATGGAAGGCTTAGTAAAAAAGACTAATAAGCCTGTATGGATGATAAGGACATTTATAGAAGGAAGTGTACTGATTGTAGGATATTTTCTAGGAGGACCTGTAGGTATAGGAACCCTTATAATTGCCTTGACATTGGGACTTTCTATACAACTGGCATTTAAAATAGGAGGATATAGTTCTGAAAATGTGAAACATGTAAGTCTGATGGATTTATACAGAGATTTTCGCCTGCAAAAGGAGTACTTATCAGAAAAAAATAGTGAAACTTATTTAAAATGA
- a CDS encoding BMC domain-containing protein: MDLQNILAQEGKVRIIQETVPGKQITIAHIIASPDDIIYKKLGLNPTIDYGKAAIGIICMTPSETAIITGDIASKAADIDIGFVDRFSGTLIITGGVADVESAMKAVVDYCRDKLLFTVCEITRT; encoded by the coding sequence ATGGATTTACAAAATATACTGGCACAAGAAGGCAAAGTGAGAATTATCCAGGAAACTGTTCCGGGTAAGCAAATCACGATTGCACACATAATCGCCAGTCCTGATGATATTATATATAAAAAATTAGGATTAAATCCTACTATTGATTATGGTAAGGCAGCTATTGGAATTATATGTATGACTCCAAGCGAAACTGCAATCATTACAGGAGATATTGCTTCTAAAGCTGCTGATATAGATATCGGTTTTGTAGATAGATTCAGTGGGACACTTATTATAACAGGAGGAGTTGCAGATGTTGAATCTGCTATGAAAGCAGTAGTGGATTATTGTAGGGACAAGCTCCTTTTTACAGTATGTGAAATAACAAGAACGTAG
- a CDS encoding NADH peroxidase: protein MKKFVCTVCGYVHEGDTPPAKCPVCGASADKFIEKKEAGAISWADEHVIGVAKDVDPKVVEELRANFTGECSEVGMYLAMSRQADREGYPEVAEAYKRIAFEEAEHAAKFAELLGEVVVADTKKNLQMRVDAEEGACKGKKDLATLAKQLNYDAIHDTVHEMCKDEARHGSAFQGLLNRYFK, encoded by the coding sequence ATGAAAAAATTTGTTTGTACAGTATGTGGTTATGTTCATGAGGGAGATACACCTCCAGCAAAATGTCCTGTTTGTGGTGCATCAGCAGATAAATTCATAGAGAAGAAAGAAGCTGGAGCAATCAGTTGGGCAGATGAGCATGTAATAGGCGTTGCTAAAGATGTGGATCCAAAAGTAGTAGAAGAACTAAGGGCTAACTTTACAGGAGAATGTTCAGAGGTTGGAATGTATTTAGCTATGAGTCGTCAGGCAGATAGAGAAGGATATCCAGAAGTTGCAGAAGCATACAAAAGAATAGCTTTTGAAGAAGCAGAACATGCAGCTAAATTTGCTGAACTATTAGGAGAAGTGGTAGTAGCAGATACAAAGAAAAATTTACAAATGAGAGTAGATGCAGAAGAAGGAGCCTGTAAGGGGAAAAAAGATTTGGCAACTCTTGCTAAACAATTGAATTATGATGCAATTCATGATACAGTACATGAAATGTGTAAAGATGAAGCAAGACATGGAAGTGCATTTCAAGGATTGTTAAATAGATATTTTAAATAG
- a CDS encoding EutP/PduV family microcompartment system protein — protein sequence MRKIILFGRSGCGKTTLTQALRGKDIVYHKTQYINYHDAVIDTPGEYAENRSLGSALAIYSYEADVVGLLLSAIEPYSIFPPNIAPYVNREVIGIVTQIDRPDGDAKRAEEWLSLAGCKTIFRVSSYTREGIDKVLNHLKEDRDNNDVLNN from the coding sequence ATGAGGAAAATAATCTTATTTGGTAGAAGTGGATGTGGAAAAACTACACTGACCCAGGCTTTAAGGGGAAAAGATATAGTCTATCATAAAACTCAATATATTAATTATCATGATGCAGTTATTGATACCCCAGGAGAATATGCAGAAAACAGGTCTTTAGGAAGTGCACTTGCTATATATTCCTATGAGGCAGATGTGGTAGGGTTATTGCTTAGTGCCATAGAACCTTATTCTATATTTCCACCTAATATTGCACCTTATGTAAATAGAGAAGTCATTGGCATAGTAACACAAATAGATAGGCCTGATGGTGATGCTAAACGAGCAGAGGAGTGGCTGAGTCTTGCAGGTTGTAAAACAATTTTCCGTGTAAGTTCTTATACCAGAGAAGGAATAGATAAGGTTTTAAATCACCTTAAAGAGGATAGGGATAATAACGATGTGCTAAATAACTGA